The Silene latifolia isolate original U9 population chromosome 4, ASM4854445v1, whole genome shotgun sequence region TTCCAAAGCATAATCTCAAGTCAAATTATTACTTCGGTTAAGATTTTAAACTTGACACACATGAGCATGTAATGTAATAATGTTTTAACTAACTGAGTTAATCTATATATGCCAACGTGCATAATAAGTCATTTAGATTGTTTACAGAATTACATTTGCATTTGGTTGTAAAATAATTGAGAAATAACTCGTTATTATGATTTGTCAACACGTGAGTGTCCTACATTAACAATATGAGGAGGAACTTCCCTACTCTATGAACCATGAAAGTTAAATATTGTGCACTTCGTCCACTAACATGATTTTTACGTACACGAGCAATAGATTACGACGTATTATTTAGAATAAATTTATCTTAAGTTGTAGTGTAAGAATGATCTAGAAAAGTGTTTAATTGTGTGCTAATATTGAATACAGTAATAAGCAAAAGAGTATATCGTGTAGTGGCTGTCAATCCAAGTAGACTTAAGCCATAAAGCCTGAAAGGTGCCCTTAAAGAGAAGGGATATTTTGTGCATATTTCGATTTCATGCATGGATAAACAAGGCAACATAACGCACCCTTACTTAGCTTTTTCATGACCAAAGTCTAAGATCTTTATGTGAACGATTCCTATCTACTTACCCTTTATTTTAGAGCATGATAGCTACATATTCATTGGCGGGTTAGTAGGGACGCTTGTTCCTGTTGAAAAATGTTAAAAGTATAAAATCGACGACCTTGGACTCCAACCATCAGTTTAAACTTTTTCTTAAGATGGTTTCTTGACATGTTATCAGAGTCATATGACTAAAAGGTCATGCGGTTCAAATCTCACCGCCTCCCCTTTCCAAAGTGGAATACTAATTACTAAGCACCAGCCTCTAATTATCAGCTTAAACTTTTAATTTTTCCTTATATCATAACCTGTTTAGTGTTTACCCTCGTTCAAATTTTCCGCCTCGACTAAATTTAAAGCCTAACTCCGCGACTTTATAATATCTACTTTGTCTTCatttatgattaaaatgtgaGGGCAAAAAAAAAGCTGCAAAATAACATGTTAGTGCAATAGTGCATGCTAAGGGCCTATGCCTTTAGGTGATCTCTTATACAAAAGGCCCACATTTATTAACTTTGTGTTCGATCAATGATGATGGATGTTCATGTTGGGGGTGAAAAGCTACCAAGAGACACAAATTTTAGTGCGTGAAGAATCTTTGAAATTTGAGGACATATTTTGATAGAATGAAGGAAATTAGTATTGTAAATGATGCATTGATATGATGTGATTATAAATTTTGAGTAATGTGTTTGATGCAAAGTTAAGGACAAACTAGTGAAAAAAATAGGTAAATTAACTATATAGGCCAATTGTTGACAAAAGGACTattaagattaacatacaaagtAAGTCATAACAAAACTAAAAGAAATTAATTACTACTACGTATTTCGTTATGAAAAAAATACTACCTCTTGTGTGCTACGCAATATAGAAATATTGAAATTTCGATTGGTAGCTCAAAATACATATTCATTTATCAATGATATGATCTATTAAAATCAGGTCTGATGATAATGACCGAGAAATACTGACTGCATATTTGATGTAGTAGGTAAGTTACCGACCGACCTAAAAGCGGACGGTAAaagactttattattgttttctttttcctcttattttcatGCCATTATTTCACccttttaatcaatttttttaCTTCTTTTGTGCAAGTATATTTCTTGGTTTACTCTTATAAAATGAAATTCACATGAAAATTAAATATATATGAAATTGTTATTTATGTAAATTGCATATTTACGTGTGAAAAATCACTTACTTAACCCTTCAATAAAATGACTTTCTTCGTTATATAAGAATTAGAATTTTATAGAATATTCTATTTTCCATAATTTTGAGCCGAACAACATTACTTTTAATGAAATCATAGTCCTCCATATTTTCTAATTCACCTGCAGATATCAGTTATCTTAACTGATAAAGTACAAAAAGTGGTACACATGACTTTCGTTCAAGCCCCAGCCAACATTATACGGGTATATATTTGCCTTTGTTAAGCTTCCTAAACATAAATTAAAGAGCACGTAAGTCTTGTATAAGGCGGTATTACTCATAGGTAATTGTGAAACGCATCTAAACACAAACTTGTTAGTAAGTAAAAATGGTTATTTAAAGATACCGTTTTACGATAAATATGTGAACCGCCTTATATATACACAAGTATTATCATAAATCATGTTAGCCTACAAAATTGAGAAAATGAGTAGGGCTTGTGGGTTTATATATATTATGCAACCTTCGAgcttactccctccattcaactccacactaccattatctattttgtacactattcatagTTAAgccttcaatttcaattttctctcgatacgtaagtgaaaatatattcatgtgggatcttgttttattcgttgttacgagtacattaaaaatatctaacttttatattttttgcaaatacgtagctaacgatatttagcgcgtaaaaaacgcgttggcaaacgtgaaaaaagaaagtgctagtgtggagttgaatggagggggTATTAGTCAGCATTAGTTGACTTTGTTGCAAATTCAACTATTCAATTAAAACACGTTCATCTTGCATTTGAAGTCACTTTTGAACGTACGATTATTATATTCATACAAATATTTACTTATCTTGATCTTTTCTTCCAAGATTAATGCATGCATGATATTAACCATTAATATTCGTAAGTCTCTTTACAATGGTGAACATTGTGATATACATAAACAACCACCACACACCTACGAAACTACAATGTCAAATATGGAGTACTATTTCaaccatcaaaataaaatttatactaGTATTGACTCGATTGGGGTTGGCGTGGTGCAATATCTTTAGTAAACGATAAAATATATTTATGATCAATTAAATCATTGGTAAGTacttgttttaaattaactaaaatttTTTGGTTCGAACACTTAGAATGTAATAGTGTTAAACCTCATAAGAAACGGGTCTTCTCCGTTCTCACATATGGTCAATTGGTCATAACTGACTCAAATTAGGACCCCATAATAAAATagattaacaaaaaaaaatattatacgTATTGATTTTTTTTCCCATACAATTTCACATGAATATAGATTAACAAACAAATATTAAAATAATCTATTTATGATAtgaaaaaggtaaaaaaaaaatatataatataagAACAAAAAGAGTAAATGAAAATACTTTTATACTCGCTCATAGTCGCtcatttcttccctcttttctttttcatgGTAATcgaattttcttctctctttccttttttttggaaaggtttgtgtggtccaaattcatttgcacgtggggtagagtgttttgtgtggtctaaaatcatttccttatttcttgtgcaaaatggAAATTAAGGGAAGAAATGAGCGACTAGAAGGGAgtatttaatactccctcctattcattttaactcccccctttcaaaagggcacgcaaattaaggggATAATTATTTTATCGTAAAGTATTATGGTGatgtaaggtaattggagagatgGAATATATTATTGTgaggtaagatgattaaaataagtattgttgtggagtaatgtgattaaaataagataaaagtatgagtattgtgggtattgttgtggggtaaggtgattaaaataagtataaaactttactaaataaggaaagagggagagttatatgaatagatgaaaaaggaaaggggagagttaaaatgaataggagggagtatttcatTTGTAGCAACTCTTACTTAAGTTATAACCGTTGTATCTTCCGGCCATTTTCTAGGGAAGAATCTTCCCTAGAAAAAGGTTGATCTAAATAGTGTTACACTCCCGTCATAAATTACAACGAttataaatgagaatttgtgtattcaTTCGCGAGAATCAGAAATCAAACTCCGACTACACTCATATAGTCATAAGTCATATAACTTCATTTGTGTATTTTACTTTTTTCTCTTATCTGTCTATTTAACCTGttttactccgtattatttaagAAGGATAAATGGGTAAATAACTAGTAATGTGGGTCATTGATATGTAGGAAGAAGAGCAGTTAGTAAATAACGTTAGGAAACGTCATGAAGATAAAACCACATACAAATGCGTGCAATTTCTGTCCTTTCTAATCTCTCTATTGTTCATAATATTCAACACCCACATTCAATTGATTCATGTACTTCAATTTTTATACGCCATACATACGCAATACGGTCACCCTACGAAATTATGCTCATTTCTGACAAATCACAGTGCAGCAGATACATTATTCAGGAGGGAAGCCCTCTTCACTAAACGACAATTTAGATATTGTCATCATTTTTGCTTTGGTAAGTATGAAATCCCACACGATTTGAGTTTATTTTTGTGTACTTAATTACGTCTTAAACTATCTTTAATTTCCTTAGCACTAAGATTAAGACTTGTTAATTATCCCAATGTAAGATCATCAATGAGTTTGCTTCACCAACCTTTTAATAGTGTACAATGCCGATTATGGATTAACGGTTTTTTTAACGTGTATTTTAAAAGTGTATTTATTTGTAATTGGACTTCTCAGACAAATATCTTGTAAATCTTACCACATTTAGAACATTAGTGTGTGTTATTAGGACATACGTTGTTGAAGGCTATCATGTCCCACATTGAAATAACTATGATCATCTATAATTAAGATTGTATTTTCTGGTATAATTAACGGTTCTTTCTTTATTGTATGTTTATCGAGGAgttatattttattttactttGTATGTACCCGTTTATAATTTGAAATTTTATTTGTAGTAACTAATGCATGTTTGTATTTTTTAAAATGTTTATTTCTTAACCGGGTATGAATTTCGACTTTTCTAACCCATTTACAGGTACTTATACTCCGTAATCAAAACTTATCTAAAATAAACCATAAATTATTAGTAAGAATACACTAATCTAATTGTTTGTTTAAGGAGTATCAAAATTTATAGAATGGTCTTAGTCAAATGAATCACATCCTCCCattgtctttcattttgttatgttCCTAAAAGTTGCAATAAAATGgctcatatactccctccattcaactccactttacaagtattttatttccgtccattcaactccactttacaggtttccttatttggacatgtaaaagacttttctatccttattgaaaatctatatttacaaaaaatgtcattcataccccacacaaatccaccataaaactcacctttatatttttttaatatctttaaccccaccattccctttccctatgtacttttaatagtttttttaatccgtttcttaatacccgcgcaaaaagcaatgttgcaaagtggagttgaatggaggagtACTAGGTAAGAGAGCCATAAATATATAATCTCGTTTTTTTGTCcacctgtcaaaaaaaaaaattattatacaATGGTCTTAGTCAAATGAATCACATCCTCTCCAAAATTGTGGCAAATGGATAAATAATCAACTACTTTGTCTTAGTCAAATGAATCACATCCTCTCCAAAATTGTGGCAAATGGATAAATAATCAACTACTTTAAATTTTTACTTTTGAGTCATATTTATATTTGAAACGATACTGAAGGACATATGCACAAAATTTGTGCCCGACATCTTGCGTAGCATGAATAGAATGGGTTCTCGAGTCTAAACATTATAttataaaagtagaagagagattATATCATTTGTATGAAGCATTTGACATAAATTTAAATGTTTTAAGTATTTTGACAATTACAAATATTTTACGTTGGAATTTGACTTTATAAAAGTATCAAAATCAATAACTTTATCGACCTAAAATATTAGAGTACCCTTTAACTTAGGTAATTTTCCCATGTCATATCAACACATGCTCAAAGAGTTAAGTTAATTAAAATCTTGTCGACTTCTTTTtctaattaatgaaaatcaactAACACAAGCTATAAAAAAATCAGCAGCTATTGCGTAACAAGGTCACATACTGTGAGAAAGTCACATTGTGTAAAAAATATTCATTTATTAGCAACAAATGAATAATCTTTTTACAAAAATGGACTGTATCAcgatgtaaaaccgtcttacactaTAATTTGTgtaaaaaaaattattcattatcaaCTTTCCAATTTCCATGTCCTAACAATAATATGACATTCACCTTAAAATAATTTAATACATACAATTAGTAAATTAGTTTTAATTATCAACTTACCAAATTTAAACCTCCCTCGTCATAAATGTAGACATCAGATCGAGCCTAATCGCCTTGAACAAATGGAATTAGGCTAACCGTTACCTTTTTTTTATTGTTAAGACAATTTTGATGTTGATACGGTTCAAATTTAAATCATAGGTACCATACCTCATAATTTTATCAACTAAGCTATTTGACATCTACTACCATCGTAATTTTATCCAACTCAACTTTATCATAATAACTTGCAAAAAAAGCTATAATTACATGTCATTTTTATTAGGAGATGAGGATCAACACAAACAACACTCCAACATGCAATTCTAAGCAACTTAGAGGGCCTATGAAGCAAAATAATTTcttaaacaaaaaaacaaaaataatgaaAATGACCCACCTCTTTAATTTTTCATATAAGTGGGCCCCATTTTCTTTATAATTGACACTCATCTCATCTTTTTATAAAGTCCCTCAAAAGCTCCTCACCATTTCCAACTTACTCAATTTTTTCCTCTCTTTTTTTCCATCTCTACAAAAATTAAAAATCACAACATTCGTGGGTTTTAGTTAGTTttacaagaacaacaacaataacactaATTTAAACTcaaacacttaccaaaattaataaaagtaaaaaaaaaaaactgaaaaaagtGGATAAAAATTCACTTTCACAGTTTTACCACGTATGCGAAATTTATGGAATTTCTGTAACACTCATCAACCGATTTTTTTCTAGAATAGTCCAAAAAAAATTAATGGGTAAAACATTAATttgttgggttttttttattgggATTTGAGAAAACTACTAAATTCTGTAGCTGAACAACTGCAGTAGCATATTCACTGCTAGTTTGTTTTCACCTTTTTTTCGTTCAAAGATTTGTCCTTTTTTTACTTACTTTGTGAAATATGCATTtgattttgcatgtgtttttGGGCGTTTCTTTGattatttgatgttttttgttGGTTAATTAGTGGAGAAAGTGAGAAAGTTTTGATCTTTTTGTGAATCTAACTTGTTTTTGTGAGTTGTGGAGTGTTTTGAGAGATCCAAGTTGTGTTCTTTGAGCTAACAAAGTTTAGTTTTTTGGTGGGATTTGAGCATCTTCAATCAATTTCCTAAAGAAAGGTACTCccccgtctcaatcatttgtttacttactCATAGAATTAAGCTTTAAGTTGAGTTCTTTACTTCTTTGTACTCTCTGTcccgattatttgtttacctttgattaaaatccGTTGAGAAATACATTTGTGTTGAACTCTTGCATGATTGATGATTTGTATTCTTAGAATTAAGCTAAAGTTGAGTTCTTTACTTCTTTGTACTCCCCCtgtctcgatcatttgtttacctttgattaaaataccgctTGCAGTTACATTTGTGTTGAACTTTTGCATGATTGATGATTCGTATTGTTAGAATTAAGCTAAAGTTGAGTTCTTTACTTCTTTGTACTTCCTCCGTcctgatcatttgtttacctttgattaaaataccgctTGCATAGTTGCATATACATTTGTTTTCGGCTTTTTGCATGATTGATgatttgttttggttgttgaagGTAAATGCTGAGGAAAAGATCAAGATCAGTAACAAGCAAACAATCTATAGTTGGTGATCAAATTAGTAATAATCCATGGCTTCCACCTGAAAAACCAACAAAACCCACCTCATTTTTCTTAAATTCTCCAAGATTTTTCAAGAATTTGTTCACTTGTACTAATAATAGTGATCAAATGATGAGCCCAACTTCAATTCTTGACAAAAACCCATTTTCTGTTGTTGCTAATTTCTGGGTTTTCGACAATAAATCTCCGAAACCGCTCCCAAACAACAcaaaacatcaacaacaacatgcTTGGGAAGAGCTAAGTCATAAACAAGGTATTGGGCTTGCTCTTATTGATGAAAACCTTGAAACCAACAACAATAATTTCCCAAAACccgaaacaaaacaacaaaagaGAAAACTTGTTGTTTTTGGTTCACAGTTGAGAATTCAAGTACCATCTTTGACAAATTCCTCTGTTTTCCCCTGTTTTTCCCCTGAATCACCTAGAGAATTTGGGATTAAGACCCCAAGAAACAATCTTTGGTCACCATTTGGAAATAAGGATCCTAATTCCCAAGTTCATCCTGTGGAATCAATCGTCGGAAATCGAATTATTGATGGCAATGAGAGTCTTTCAATTGATGATATCGACGAAGAATCCGAGGATTATACTTGTGTAATCTCTCATGGTCCTAACCCTAAGACTACTCATATTTTTGGGAATTGCATTGTTGAAAGTTGTTGTGGAAAAATTGTTGGGTCACCTTCTTTTTCATCTAAGAGAAATGGGTATTTTTCGAATTTGGAGAATTCGATTCCGGCACCTGATAATTTCCTTAGTTTTTGCCATCATTGTAAGAAGAAGCTTGGTGAAGGGAGGGACATTTACATGTACAGGTATATCTTTCAGTTTCTTCTCGTTTCTTTCAATTGTGTTTTTGTCATTGTAGTTAAATAGTTAATGTATGCATCTCGGAAAGTCGGAAACCACCTGGTGTCGCTCTATCATTGCTGCTCGACGAATTACATCTTATGTTCAATGTTTGTCTATCGGTATCATTGCTGGTCGAGGAATTACATCTTATGTTCAATGTCTGTCTATTGGTTTCATGTTGTGTTTGTATCTTTAAAACCACCTGGTGTCGCTCTATCACTATTGGTCGAGGAATAACATCCTATGTTCAATGTTTGTCTATCGGTTTCGTGTCACTCCCTTGTGTTGATGTGATTTAGCACTATGAAATAGATTTAAAGAAACATAAAAGCAACTAAGAACTAACATCAAAGAGTGGTGTTAACTTTATGATTTAAGAGTTTGTGCTCCATGTGATCAAATCATTCCACTTTAAGTCATAGCTTGTTGATTATATGTGTAGGATGCTTTATGAAAGGATCATTGCTTTGGATTATTAGCACTAATAGTCTCATCAATTGGATGATTTTTATCATGTAGTATTACATTACAATATTAcatatgagtttttttttttttggcagcacaTTACATATGAGTTGTTTACTAGAGTATCATTTCAAATGAGTCAAAAGAATCATTATTTTCAATTTTGGAATATGATAAACTAATCTCCGGATGATTCTTTGATCGTGAAGTAGTAGCGAGTCAATGCATTTGATGACGGATTGTTCATGAGTTAAACATAAGCCCAAACTTGGCAAAATTAGCCCGACTGGTAGTGAGCATGACCCGTAACTCGGACTGGCTTGAACAATATGAGTATATGACTTGATCCGAATGGTTATTGTTGTGAACTGACTATTATGCATAAAGAACATGATAATAATAGACCCAAAAATGGCCTGATCTCGAAATGATCAAACCCGACCCGAACCTGTAAACCCAAAAATGACCGACCCGAACTCGAGCTGGTTGACCCGTTTCCCAAGTCTAGGCTCTATACATTCGACCTCCTTATCCTTCTTATATCATTCGGTCGTTAAAAACTGCATCGATTGACTGGTACTtcaaaaacccgcaaataatCTATTCTAGTAAATTGTGCCATACTATAATATGACAAATTGTTATCAAAAGACTAATTTAGGTTCCACTTTTTTGCTCATGATTATAATGCAGAGGGGAAAAGGCCTTTTGCAGTGAGGAATGCCGTTGCCAAGAAATGCTTTTTGATGAAGTGGAGAACTAGGAGTGTGCTCTCAGCATCTTCAAACCATAATCAAGAACAATTTGCCCTacctaaaataataataataagttcctAATTTTTCCCAACTAGTAATATAATTATAGTAACCTTAGCTAGTTGGAATTTTTTAATGTTATCTTTTTACCATTTCTCTACTCAAAATTATTGGTTTTTAGTTTCATAAAAAATTTTGTACACCAATGTGAGTAAGAGAATAGAGAGTGGAAGAGGATTAGGAGATGCTGAGCTATGTGACATATTGTGAAGGAAATTTGTAGTCTTTAATCTTTGTTGAAAGTAATCAAATGAATCATGAATGACCTAAGTTTTGATTCTCTATTTTTTTGGCACATAGTTTCTTTTGGATTTCAGTGGGTGATGTTGAATTATTGTTCATGATGTTAATATCTTCTTCTCAATTATTTTGATGCTCAAGCGATAATCGTACCGTACGAATAGCGGTTGGTTGTAAGACAggtatatccgtcttaagaaTAAATGCATCAGATAAGTATATAACACCCCACCCTACTTAGatcagttcatagactatacaactggatgtacaatgTTATTGTACATCCAgggttattttagtctttttctaaTACAATTATTAAATCCTAAAATAATAAACCTAAAACAAATCAAACGTAATCCCTCTTTTCCATAACTGCTTCCCTATTCTAACTACTGATCTCCATCTTCTTCCCTTATACTTAATTATCTTCCCCCTCTAAATTATTCAATCAACTATCACAACTCTCATTCTTCAATCAAAATCATTAAGAAATTAATCAATTTTTACCATCAATGGTGGACGGAGCTTTATTGGTTGATTGCCGATGGCTCGAATTCTTTATATATCCATCTTTTTTACATTATGCCTTACATAATCATCCTCTCCCTCTAATTTATTTAATCTATTATAACTCTCTTTCTTCAATCGAAATCAATTTTTACTATCAATGATTGATGATGGATGGCTCGAATTCTTCATATTTAAGCTCGAGTTCTATTGTCAATAACGCATCTAGTATGTGTAATAGCTCGACTTCTTAGATAACTTGGAAAAGCCTTGGGAAATTCAATTGGCAAGTCACGCGCGCATCAGGTGGAGCTTTAATGGCTAATAACTGATGGCtcgaatttttttttatataagctCGAGTTCTATGTTCAATAACACATGTATTATGGGTAATAGCTCGACTTCTTATATGACTTGCAAAAGCCTTGGGAAATATAATTGAGAAGTCATGTTTAGTTATATCATACTGTTCAGCAACAGATCAATAAGGATATAAAAGTAACTTAAAAATAGTTTGTATataaaatttcaacaaaaaacTCTACATTACAATTAGAACTAAAAGACTAGATATAGACTCAAAATCTCATGTAAATAATATTTTGTTGAACCATTAGTAGATGTAATGCCAAGAACTCGAAACATATACTAAAAATATGAAGAATTGTTGAAATGGGTAAACATAACCTCAAAATATATAGCTCGAGTTCTTTATATATTAGCTCGAATTCCTCAAAATATATAGCTCGAGTTCTTTATATATTAGCTCGAATTCTAGCCAGATGTATAATGAGCATTATACAACTGGATGTAGGATCCTATTTGTGTACTTAGATAGATGTGCCTTCTGATCGTCCCTAGACATTTTGCCTTTGTCCATATATGATACCAGAATTCTGGTTGCAAATTAAACTTGCACAGTGGCGGAGCTAGGATTTTAAGGCAGCGGGGCGAAAATTTTCAGCGGAGGCGAAAGGGAAATATTATAAGGGGGTCtcgaaaaaatttgaaaattttaactaaaaatttcgaaattttcaaacttCAGCGGAGGCGACCGCCCCTACTAGCCCCCCCTCGCTCCACCACTGAACTTGCATCTCCATGATCGCAATGGCGGGCCTTTGGGACTTTGGATAACTTTGTTTTAGTTTCGGCCATCACTAATCATCAATGCAACGAGTTCATTCCAATACGTCAACTCGTGTAATTTTTATCAGATTCCATTCATGAATAACTTCGGTTTTAGACAAGAAGACGATCCTAAATCGTTAGTTTCTAATCAAGATAAGAGGGAATATTAGAATTTATGTAAGAGGGTGATACTGAAATCGAGTATTAAGCTATCACACTTTCCgccaatttttatttttatttataaattagATGGCCAATCATGCATCATAGGAATACAATAATACAAGTAGGGAAGTAGGGTTACGGAAAGGGACCCAAAGTAAGTTATACCATTAAAAAATGTCGTGTCTTCAGTGTCTTGTTTGTCCATCTTTGTTGATCAATAATTATCATCATCTCTTCAAAGATTCAAACCTATATAATTTGTCCATTTTATTTTAGTGTAACAATCGTCCAAACAACTACAATTTGATAACAACCAAATTTCATGACATAACTAGAAAACTCAATTATTATTATCTATATGTATTACTCTTGGTGGAGTGTATAAGTTAACTAAACCTTATTTATAGGTTTATTAGTTTGCTTTGCTTATATCTAATCACATGTAATAATGTAACTTAATGAAAGATCTATACCTAGTGGTGGAGCCAGAAATTGAACTCAGCCGAGGCGAATAGATAAGGTAAACTTGATAAAACTTGGAACATTTTAACTACAAACTTTGAAACTTTCATCCGCCTGCAGGATGAGCACCCTGCTACTCTGCTggccccctagctccaccaccgTCTATACTTTCTTTTAACTTTAAT contains the following coding sequences:
- the LOC141652563 gene encoding FCS-Like Zinc finger 8-like codes for the protein MLRKRSRSVTSKQSIVGDQISNNPWLPPEKPTKPTSFFLNSPRFFKNLFTCTNNSDQMMSPTSILDKNPFSVVANFWVFDNKSPKPLPNNTKHQQQHAWEELSHKQGIGLALIDENLETNNNNFPKPETKQQKRKLVVFGSQLRIQVPSLTNSSVFPCFSPESPREFGIKTPRNNLWSPFGNKDPNSQVHPVESIVGNRIIDGNESLSIDDIDEESEDYTCVISHGPNPKTTHIFGNCIVESCCGKIVGSPSFSSKRNGYFSNLENSIPAPDNFLSFCHHCKKKLGEGRDIYMYRGEKAFCSEECRCQEMLFDEVEN